One Archangium violaceum genomic window, GCCGGTGGCGGACCTCCAGGGGCTCGGCCAGCACCGTGCCCGCGCGCGTCATGAGACGCGTGGGCGTGCCCCGGTTCACGGTCGAGCCCTGGCCCGCGGGAAGCCACGCCGTGGGCGGAGGACGGACCGGGCGGGAGGTACCCCTCTCGGGAGCACCGAGGAAGAAGGGCAGGGCGTTCGTATCCACCTCCTGCAACTTCTCGAAGCCCTGGGTGACGAACAGCCGCGAGACCCCCTCCGCGCGCAGCCCCGTATCGCGAGCCACCAACAAGAGGAACTGAGCCAGGGGCGCCTTCAGCTCCGAGTGCTGACCAAACTCCAGCTCGACCCAGACGGCGTCCCGTCCCTGGGCATCCTTCTGCTCGGCCACGACGGCCAGACGCAGGAAGCCCTGCTGGGGGCCTCCGTCCATCTGGTACGTCACCCACTCGCCCACGCGCGCGTCCAGCCGCTCGGGGGGGGCCTCGAGGAGTAGCCGCCCCTCACGCGACAGCCCCGTTGGCGCGCCGCCCAGCAGCGCCAGCGACAGGACGCAGAGAAACGCGTTCATGGCTTCCCCTCCCGCACCGGGTCCACGCGGAGGGCGTCCTCGCGAGCCTGTCGCACGGTATCCGCGTTGGGCATGCCATCAGGCCGGTCCGTGCCCACCCACGTCTGCGAGACGGCGACCCTCGAGGGCTCCAGCTCCACGAGCGTGGTGAGTGCCTGTTCGGCCCCTCGGGCGTATTCGAGAACGAAGGTGCGTTGTCCATCCAGCCGGCCCCCGGACTCCCGGACCGGCTTGTAGCCGGCGGCCGTGAACCGGGTGACGAGCTCCTGTCGCACCGCATCCAGGCCACGCTCCACCACCTGTGTGCGATGTCGCGAGCCTCCAGCCTCGTCGTGCGAGCCCACATCCGCGTTGAAGATCGAGCCTTCCACCTGGATGAAGTGACGCCCACTGTCATCGGGTGGCTTCTCGTACAGCCACAGGTCCTTCAGCACGGTGAAGCCCACCGTCCTTCCCAGGTGGGTGCGCAACACCACGGCCCGTTGGAGTCCCTCGCGCGTGTAGAAGGCCGACACCACCGCCTCCTGTTTCAGGTCTCCGTCCACGACGACCGGGTAGCCCTGCTTCGTCCACGAGTCGTGGAAGTACCTGGCCACCTTCACCAGGGAGTCCGTCGTGGTGAAATAGGCCATGCGGTGGTACTGGCCGCCGATGCGCAGATCATTGCCGATCCGCGTGTGCACGGCACCGGGGTAGACCGCGAGCTCCTGCTCGGCCCACGAAGGAGCGGCCCACAGCAGAATCAGGAGGGGAAGGACACCTACTCGCACGGGATCCTCTGCGCGTTCTTGTCCTCGGACGTACTGGGGTCGAGGTCGGGTGTGTTGGGCATGTCCGCCTGGGCGTTCTTGCAGCCCATGAAGTTGGCACCACGGGCCATGAACATCTTCCGGTAGAGGGAGTGGTCGTAGTCCTGGGTGTCACGGAACGGGGCGGTGTCGAAGCAGCGCTGGGCGGGGTCGTCCAGGCCGGGGTAGGCGTTCAGGTTGTTGAGGCCCATGGGGGCGCCATGCCGGGTCTTGTTGCAGCCGCGGGCGCTCTCTCCTGGCACGTAGTTGTGGGACACCACGAAGGTGCCCAGGAAGTCCGGGACGAGGAAGCGGGCCACCGCACCGAGCCGGTCCAACCCCACCCGGTCCAGGTAGCTCCCCACGCCCAGGAACTTCATCCGGTCCACCTGCAGGGAGAGACCGTGCCGGGAGCCGCCGTCGTGTACGCCGGCCCTCTTGGCTTTCACCAGGGCATCCGTGCCATCGGGCAGATGCCATCCGTTGGCGATGAGGGTGTAGCGGTCCTTCACCGGCAGGTGACTCAGGTCCCTGCCTCCCCAGTTGTCCACGTCGAAGAAACCGTGAGGCTCCTTCTGCAGGAAGCGCCGGGGGAGCATGGAGCTGGAGAGCTCGCTGGTGACCTCCACCTCCACCTGGCCCCGGGTGTTGAAGCGGAAGTGCTCCAGGAAGAAGTCGAGTCTCTTTCCCACCGCGACGGCCGCCTCGGGGCGGGTTCCTCCCGCGACGTCGGGAAAGACGCGGCCCAGGTCGATGCCCGTCACGGGCTGGTTCTGGATGCTCACTTGCGGCGGCGCGGCACGCAGCAGGGTGCCGAATCTGCCTCCGGACTCGATGGAGTCGAGATCCGCGTAGCGCTCGGCCGCCTCCTTCGCCGAGGCCCGCATGGCGGCGTCGAAGGCCCTTTCATGATCAGCCGTGGCGTAGTCGCTCAGGGTGTAGCTGCTCATCTCCCACGCGACATACCGGCTGGCTTCCTGCAGCTTGAGCCGGGCCCGGATGATGTCGCTCAGGAAGACGCTGAACATCAGGATCGAGACCAGCAGCGGCACCACGAGCGCGAACTCGACGATGGCGGCGCCGCGCCGGACGGCCTTCGACTGGACGAGGAGGCGGAACATGGCGGGTCTCAGTGGGTGATGAGCTTCGTCGGCGAGTCCCGGAGGGCCTCCGGCAGTGCGTTCGCCATCGTGTTGATCAACGGCAACGAGTCCTTCCCCTGCCACACGGCCGCCAGACGTGGCCGCCAGTACGGGTTGAAGAAGTTGGGCTGCTCGGTCCAGTTGCCGGGCCGGTGGTAGTACGTCTGGCCTCGCGAGATGACGAACATCTCGCCGTCGTTCTTCAGGTCCAGCGTCTCGGGTGACCCGTCGAAGGCGAAGGTGAGCCTGCCCTGGGAATTGAGCTGGCCCGGAGTGCGCTGGCTCTCCTTCGGGCCCTTGGTGAGGAGCACCCAGGTGGAGGGTTGGTTGAAGTCGTCCTTGCGCTCGGCCACGGCGGTGGGAGCCGGCGTCTCGTTCAGACCTTTCGCGCAGTCCTTCTCGTAGTCACCCGGCTCGAAGTGGGGGAAGGGCGCCAGTCCCGACCAGGGGTGGTTGTCGTCATTCGGATCGATCCGGACGTTGGCCACGTAGACGGACATCTCGAAGACACACGTGCCCTGGTACCGGGCGATGCAGGGCCTGGATTCATAGAGGCCCACGTCCCGGTCCTCCTGCTTCGAGGCCTCCCCGGGGAACACCACCCGCCAGTGGATGCCATTCGGGCGCAGGTCCGTGTTGCTCATGGCCCAGATGCTGGTCTTGAGCGTGTCGTTCTTGTCCTCGCGCGGATCGCCCCAGCAGTCACGCCAGGTTCGCGGGTCCTTCACTCCGGGCTGCGTGGGGCAGCGGAAGGGATTGAAGACCTGGATGCCCCCGAGGTCGATGGAGGCCGGTCCCGGGAACTTGATGGAGTAGGGGTCGTCCGCGCCGATGACATCGCCCTGGGCGAGCATGCCCATGGGGCGGTCGGGGAGATCCCTGGACTCGCGGAGGTTGTTGCGGCCCCTGGACGCCTTGCCCCATGTTGCCTCCCCGCCGCCCTGGCCGAGCCGGTAGGTGAGGAAGCGCGTCTGGCCCCACTTGGGGAAGCCATCGAGCACGGTCTTCAACGGTGCGAGCCAGTGGGGGATGGGCATGAGGCTCCCCATCCGCCGGTGGGTGACCATCGTCTCCGGGCAGGCCCCGCCCTTCGCGTCGCACGAGAAGCGCGTGGCGTTGGTGATCCCCGCCATCACCCGCTTGGCCCGGGCGCTCTTGTCGCCCTCTCCATGCCGGGTGGGATCCAACGGCTCGAAGGGGTTGACCGGGTTCGAGGGTGTTCCGTTGGCTTCCCTGTAGTGCGCGCGGTCGTAGAGGCACTGGTTGATGAAGCCCGCCAGCGTCCGCGGGACGAGCGAATCCACGTCGGGATCATTCGCGGCGATGATGGCGCTGGAGGTGCCCATCACATACGAGGACGTGGACAGCATCACCGCGGTGGCGGCACCGGCCAGGACCGAATTGAGGACCCGGTGTCCGGGGACCACGACCCTGCCGATGGCTTGATCAATGGGCTCCATCACCGGCTTCATGAGAAGCAACATCCCCCGGAGCACCGTGAAGACGAGGTCCAGCGCCTTCATGAGCACCTGGATGAAGGGGAGCTGGTCGAGGAGGGTGCAGACCGCCATCCAGAAGGCACCGTCCCGGCCATGACTCGGGAAGCACGGGCCGATGGTCCGCATGAACCCGTAGATGTCCGTCAGGAAGGCCTGGACGGAGAACAGGAACGAGTCCAGCGATTGCCACATCATCGCCGAAACGTAGTGGGACACCTGCGTGCGGTTGGTGAACGCGTAGAAGTTGAACGCGCGCGCCTCCATGGCCGCCGTGGACCAGGCCGCCGCGTCCGCCGTGTTCTGCAGGCGGATGCGCTCGTGTACCCCGTGTCCGATGTTGACCGTCGTGATGAGCGCGATGCTCAGCATGAGCATCAGCACACAGGCGAGCACGAGGGCCTGGCCTTCCTGTCGCTCGAGACTCCGGCGGAGTGTGCGGGTCATCATGGCCTCACACCTCCCAGTCCGGGTTCAGGTGCATCAGCCACTTGAAATAGAAGTTCGACTGCATCCGCATGCTGTAGGTGGCCGTCAGCGGGATGAAGTAGCGCTTCCCCATCCGCCCCGACAGGAGCGGGATGGCGCCGGTGGCCAGCCCCCACAGCACGGTCATCTCCGGCCGGTAGAGCGTGTCGTAGCCTCGTTGGTTCTCCATCCCACGCACGGGGGCCAGGCCCACCTCGCGCATTCCTCCCTGCCCGTGGGTGATGCGTGCCTTCGAATTCAAGGTGGGCTGGTGGATGGCTCCCCCCAGCGCCATGCCCGCGTTGGCCGCCCACCACGTGGTGAAGAGGATCCAGTTGGCGAAGGGCACCCGCAGCTCGTACCAGTAGCGCACCCGTATGCTCAGCACGGTGGCCCCGCGGAAGAGCTCCTCGTCGTCATCCGGCAACGGGAGGTCGAAGAACTTCGCGAGCCTGCTCTCCAGCGCGGGCACCTGCGGCCAGGCATCCGGCCCATCGAAGTCCAGCTCCTCCCAGTTCCGGGCCGAGCGCAGCTTCCACACGCTCCGCACGGGCGAGTACCAGGATGGGTTCACCGTATCGACGCGCACCTGTCCGAAGAGGGGAGCGCCATTCACCGAGGCCGGCACCACCGAGTCCTTCGTCGGCCAGGCCAGCGACTGCAATGCCTCGTCCTGGAGCCGGGCCCGCTTCCACGTCCGGGCCAGACCCGTCGGGTCGTCCGTGCGGCCCAGGGTTGGCAGCAGCGCCACGAGCGCCGCGTCATGCATGCGCTCGGTGTTGCCGTTCCAGACGATGCCCGCCCGGGCCGCGCAGTACGCCGCGTACTCGGTCATCAGCTTCGCGTGCTGCATCTGGGTCAGTTGGAGGATGCCCAGGCCCAGGAAGACCATGAGCGGCAGCACCAGGGCCGCCTCGACCGCGGCCTGACCCGATTCCCGGCGCTGGTGGGGATGTTCACTCATGGACGAGGCCATGTAGCGACATCCGTGCCACCGCCCACCTCACTCAGGGGCCGTCGTGGCGGGGGGTCTCAGAGGGAAGACAGCCCCTCCCAGACCCGGGACGGGGACCCGCGAAACCGGACCAGCCTGCCAGCCGAGTCATCGTGACTTTGACACTTTGCGTGACTGCTGGATAACATCCTACCCGCTGGTGCCCCGGGCCCCCACCTTGCAAAGCAGCTCCTCCACCTACGCCGCCCCGCCGGGCGCCCCCCGCTTTTGGAGGTCTTCGAGACATGCTGAAGGGTAAGACTCCGCTCATCATCGCATTGGCGCTCGGCCTGCTGGCCGGCATCATCGCGTGGTCGGCGATCAAGAAGAAGGAAGCGGACGTGCGTCGCGGCTGGAACCTGGTGCCGGTGGTCGTGGCCTCCCAGGATGTCCCCGAGGGCACCGTCATCTCCTTCGACATGATCAGCCAGCGCTCGGTGCCGGAGCAGTTCGTCACCTCGTCGGTGGTGAAGCCGGACTCGGCGACCTACGTGGTGGGCCAGAAGGTGCTCGTGGCGCTGCAGGCGGGAGATCCGCTGCTGTGGAGCCAGTTCGAGACCACCAAGGCCGCCGAGCGCCTCTCCACCAAGGTGCAGAAGAAGGTGCGCGCCATCACCGTGGAGGCCAAGCCCACCACGTCCGTGGGCGGGTGGATCCGCCCCAACGATCACGTGGACGTGATCGGCACCTTCCGAGATCCGCAGACGGACGAGAGCGTGGCGGTGACGCTGCTGCAGAACGTCATCGTGCTCGCCACGGGCAAGGTGACCGGCACCACCAACGTCAACCTCATCCCCGAGCACCAGCGCGAGTACAGCAACATCACGCTGATGGTCATCCCCGAGGAGGCGGAAATCCTCACGCTGGCCAGCGAGCTGGGCAACCTCACGATGTCGCTGCGCAACGAGGAAGACGTGGACATGATCGAGGAGCGCGGCCGCGCCACCATCAGCACGCTGCTGTCGGGTGAGCGCACCCGCGTGCTCGAGCAGAAGCGTCGCGAGATCATCCAGATCATCAAGGGCAACGCCACCGAGAAGAGCGCGGTGGGCTCCACGGGCGCGCCGTAGTCCTTTCCCCCCTCGTGCTTCCTCTCCCCCGCAGCTGAAGGAAGTCCCCGCGCATGCTGGCCGGAATCGTCCTCCTCCTCGTCACCGGGTCGGTCTTCTTCTTCAGCCTGGTGATCTTCACCGTCCTGGCGAAGGCCTACGAGCAGTACCAGGAGCGGTACGTCGTCAAGTCGATGAACGACTTGAGCGACATGTTCCTCTTCATCGATGCCCGTCAGCTGCTGGTGCTCAACATCGCCAGCATGTGTCTGTTGGGCATCCTGTCGTACATCATCTTCAACCCCATCATGTGCGTGGGGTCCACGATCTTCGGCTTCTTCCTGCCGATCATCCTGGTGAAGCACTACCGCAAGCGGCGCATCAAGAAGTTCAACGTGCAGCTGGTGGACGCGCTGCAGGCCATGGCCAACGCGTTCAAGGCGGGTCTCACGTTCCCGCAGGCCATCGAGCACGTGGCGCGCGAGGCGCAGCCGCCGCTGTCGCAGGAGTTCGGTCTCTTCGTGAAGGAAGTGAAGCTGGGCGTGCCGCTGGAGGAGGCCCTCATCAACATGGGCCGCCGGGTGGGCAGTGACGACCTGGAGCTGGTCGTGGTGGCCACCAACATCGCGCGTCAGCTCGGCGGCAACATGGCGGAGATGTTCGAGACCATCTCGAGCGTCATCCGCGAGCGCTTCCGCCTCGAGGGGAAGATCGACGCGCTCACCGCCCAGGGCAAGCTGCAGGGCTGGGTGGTGGCGGCCATGCCGGCCATCCTCGGCATGGTGCTCAACTACATGCGTCCGGACCTGATGGAGCCCATGATGGACCACTGGTTCGGGTATGTGCTGGTGACGGTCATCGCCATCATGGAAGTCCTGGGCGTGATCATCATCCGGCGCATCGTCAACATCGACATTTAAGGAGCGGCCGTGAGCGACGTCCTCACCTATACGTTGATGGGGGGCTCGGCGCTGATGTTCGCGGCGTCCGCGGGGTTCCTCGGCTTCGGTGTCTACCAGAACTACTTCTCGCAGCTCGTGTCCGAGATGCGGGATGACCCGGGTGGAGTCCAGAGCCTGGGCTCCGTCGCCATCCGCAGGCTCGGCGCACTCAACCGGCGGCTGATGTGGCCGAGCTACGAGAACAAGATGCGCCGCAGCCTCATCAAGGCCGGCGAGCCCCAGGCGTTCAAGCCCGAGGACATCATGGCGCTGCAGGAGATCAGCGCCGTGCTGGGCCTGCTGGCGGGGCTCATCCTGATGAACGCGGTGGGCGAGAACCTGGCCTGGTCGCTCGCCTTCATGCTCTTCGGGCTCTACTACCCGATCATCTGGGTGAATGATCAGGTGAAGAAGCGTCACCTGCTCATCTCCCGGGCGCTGCCCTACAGCCTGGACCTGCTGACGTTGTCGGTGGAAGCGGGTCTGGACTTCACCGGAGCGCTGGCGAAGGTGGTGGAGAAGGGCAAGTCGGGCCCGCTGCGCGAGGAGCTGCAGATCGTCCTCAAGCAGCTGAAGATGGGCAAGACGCGCGAGGAGGCCCTCAAGTCGATGATCGTCCGCGTGGACCTGCCGCCGCTGACCACCTTCGTCACCGCGCTCATCCAGGCGGACAAGATGGGCACCAGCCTCGGCAAGGTGCTGCGCATCCAGTCCACCCAGCTGCGCATCGATCGCACCCAGCGCGCGGAGAAGCTGGCGGGCGAGGCGCCGGTGAAGATGCTCTTCCCGCTCATCGCGTGCATCTTCCCCACGGTGTTCATGGTGCTCTTCGGGCCCATCGTGTTCCAGTTCATGTTCGGAGACGTCGGGGGATAGGGCCCTGGGTTTCCAACTCACCATCTCCAAGGGTCTGCAGCAGGGGAAGGAACTTCTCTTCGAGCAGGCCGAGATCCATATCGGACGCACCGCGGACAACGACGTGGTGCTGCAGGATGCCGGTGTGTCGCGCAAGCACGTGCGCATCTCGGATCGGCTCGGGCGCTTCTATGTCCAGGACCTGGGCAGCTCCAACGGCACCCTGGTCAACGACAAGCCCCTCTCCGGCGAGCAGGAACTGCAGAACGGGGACCGGATCGCCCTGGGGCCCGTGGAGTTCCTCTTCAAGGAGGTCGTGAGCTCGGACGACGCCACCCGGCCCTTCATGCCGGTGGAGGAGGACGATGACGCCACCCGGCCCATCCGTCGCAACCTCTACCCGCTCTCGCGCGCGGAGACGGAGGATGGGATGGAGGCGCCGATGTCGGATCTGTCTCCGGTCGGCCCCGAGCTCGAGACCACGCTCCCCTTGCCTCGTCCCTCGGCGCCGCCCGTGCTTCGTCCCGTGTCGGAGGCCTCGTCCCGGGAGGCATTCTCCCGCGCGGACACGGTGGGGGAGATGGAGGTCGTGCCCGAGCCTCGTGCCCCCGCTCCCGTCAAGGCGGCTCCCGCTCCGGCGCTGGCCCCCGTTCCGGCTCCCGCCGCTGTCGCCGCTCGGGCCTCGTCCGGGGCGGCGGGCCCGTCCGCCGCCGATCTGGCCCGGCGCCGGCGCGAGTTGAGCAACACCCTGGGTGGACAGCTCGCCCTGTGGTGGCTCGAGATGCCGCGTGGCGGGAAGGTCGCGCTGCTCACCGTGGCCACCAGCTTCCTGGTGGGCATGGTGGCCGCGCTCGTCATCGTCTTCCGTCCCGAGGTGGACACAGGTCCCACCGGCCCGGAGCCCACGTCGCTCGGCCTCCAGGCGCTGCCGGACTCGTTCGGCCTGGGCGAGGGCGTGACGTGGGAGCAGCCGGACATGAAGGCGTTCGACTTCGAGTTCGTCTCGCCCACGCGCGCGGTGGCCGTCCTCAGCTACCAGGCTAGCGGCATCTCCAAGGAAGAGGTCTCCCTCTCCGTCAACGCGACGGCCGTGGGGTGGGTCCCGCCGGACACGACCCACTCCACCGAGCGGGAGCTCCAGCAGATCCTCCCGCCGTCCGTGCTCGAGCGTAACGCGAGCAACCAGCTCGTCTTCGACAACGTCCGCAATCCCCCGGGCCAGGACAGCTGGCGGGTGTGGAACCTGCGGCTGGAGATCATCCCCGTGCCGGACCTGCCGCCCGAGCAGCTCCTGGAGACGGCGCGTACCTACGTGGCCAAGGCGCGCAACTTCTACGAGCGCAAGGACGTCGGCGCGGAGAACCTCACCCTCGCCTGGGAGAACTACCGCTCGGCGTGGATCACCCTCGAGGCGTTGGACGAGAAGCCCGACCTCTATCAGGACGTGCGCCACATGATGGGCCAGGTGGCGGTGGACCTGGACCACAAGTGTGGCCAGCTGATGCTGGATTTCCAACGGAACATCCAGTTCAAGGACAGGAAGCGGGCGGCCCGGGTGCTCGATGAGATCAACAGGCGCTTCCCTACACCGGCGCATCGCTGCCACAATCTGGCGGCCGAAAAGGCCAGCGAATACGGGCTGTGAGGTCCGTATCCGTGCACGCAACGAAGTGGTGACTTCCCATGTCGAACGGTTCCCCCCCCGCACGCCGTCGTCCCACGTCGGGCTCCCCGTCGGGCTCCCCCTCGGGCTCCCCCTCGGGTGGAGCCACGGGTTCGCGCCCCGCGGTACGCAGGACCTCCACCGGCACCGCCCCCCGCACCGCGCCCGAGCCGGTGCTGGGGACGAAGCTCGTCTGCTCCGCGGGCCCCTCCTCCGGTGAGGAGTTCGGGCTGGAGGATGGCGAGTACGTCGTTGGCCGGGCCAACGACAACCCCATCTGCATTCCGGACACCTCGGTGTCCCGCAGGCACGTGCTCATCCGCCGCGTGGGCGGAGGCTGGGCCGCGAGCGACCTGGGTTCCGGCAACGGCACCCTCCTCAACGGCGAGCCCCTCACCGACGAGATGCCGCTGACGCACGGCGACATCCTCACGCTCGGCGACACGGAGCTGACGTTCAACGACACCTCCAACGCCACGATGATGATGCCGATGCCGGTGGCGCCCCCGACGCGGCCGGCCCGCTCGCGCCCCGCGGCCAGGCCCGCTCCCGCCGCCGACGCCGGGGATGAGGCCGATGCCGAGGGGAGTGGAGAGGTGTCGTCCTCCGTTCCGCGCCGCCCGCCGCCCCGTCCCGAGGGCCGCGTGCGCTCCTCGCGGGGGCGAGCGGCGACGGCGGCGGCGGCGCCGGATCCGAAGGCGCAGCAGCGCAAGAAGCGCCTGTTGCTCCTCACCGCGGGTGTCTTCGTGATGCTGGTGGGCCTGCTGGCCATCATGAAGGTGCAGCAGCAGCGGGAAGAGGAGGTCCTGCGCGCCAAGGCGCGGATCGCCCAGGAGCGGCGCGAGCAGATCGAAGCGCTCTTCCAGGAGGCCAAGAACCTCATCCGCGACGGCAAGTGGACGGCCGCCAAGGCGAAGCTGCTGGAGCTGCAGGAGGCGGAGCCCAACCACGTGCAGCTGCCGGACTACCTGGCGCGCGTGCAGAAGGAGATCCCCAACCAGGAGGCGCTCGACGTGGCCAAGGCGGCGCTGGACAAGAATCAGCTCGGCCCCGCGGCCGCCGCCCTGGCCAAGGTGAGCAAGGACACCCAGCTCTTCGAGCTGGCGCGTACCCTCCGGGTGTCGCTGACCGACAAGGCCGACAAGCGCGTGCGTGAATCGCAGACGCTGTTGGAGCAGAAGCAGCTCGATCAGGCCAAGGCCATCACCGACGACGTGCTCGCGGCGTTTCCGGAGCACCGCGACGCCAAGGTCATCAACGAGCAGGCGGCGCAGGCCATCGCCATCCGCGACGCGCCTCCGCCGCCCCCCACGCCGAAGGAGGCGCCCAAGCCGTGGGAGCAGGCCGTGGATCGCTTCCGCGATGGAGATCTACAGGGCGCGGTGGCCATGGCCAACGCCTGCTCGTCCAAGCACTCCCAGTGCAAGGTCCTGATGGGGCAGCTGACGGACTTCGGCAACCTCTACAAGAAGCTGGAGGACCTGGACGCCAAGGGCCTGGCGCGCCTGCTGGACCTGGACAAGAAGATCACCAACGGTCGCGGGAGCAAGCTGTCGCGCTCCGCGGGCACGCGCGCCGCCAACATCTTCTTCAAGAGCGCCTCGGCGGCGAAGGCGGCCGGACAGTACGGCCGCGCCATGGAGAACGCCCAGCGCGCCCTCCAGGCCGACCCCGGCCATGTCGGTGCCACCAACATCGTCAGCGAGCTGCGCGCGAAGGCCAAGGACGTCTACCTGCAGGCCTATGCCCTCAAGGACACCAATCCCGAGGACGCCGTGCTCAAGTTCAAGGAGGTCCTCGCCATGAGCCCGGCGGAAGACGAGACGCACCAGAAGGCGAAGTCCTGGATCGAGAAGCTCCAGCGATGAAGAAACGGCGAGGGACGGGAGAGGCTCCGCCGGAGGACTCCGCCACCGGGCAGGGAGACCTCTTCGGCGGCGCGTTGGGGACACCGAAGAAGGCGAAGGCGGTGGTGGTGGCGGCCCCGAAGCCGCCTCCCGAGGCTCCGCCCAGGCCCGCCGTGCCTCCGGCTCCCTCGGAGCTGGAGGACGTGTCCGCGGCGCTGCCGTCGCTGCCCGGTGCGCCCTCTCGCCCGGCTCCGACGCGCACGGTGCTCACCGTGGGCGAGCTCACCCAGCAGCTCAAGTCGACGATCGAATCGCGCTTTCCCCGCGTGCTGGTGCGCGGAGAGGTGTCCGGCTTCCGAGGTCCCAACGCCCGTGGCCACCTGTACTTCACGCTGAAGGACGCGGAGGCCTCGCTCGACGTGAAGATGTGGGCCTCGCAGGCGGCGCGGTTGCGCTTCGCCCTGAGAGATGGCCTCGCCGTGGTGGCCGAGGGCAGCGTGGACCTCTACGCGCCCGCCGGCCGCTACAGCCTCATCGCCTACAAGCTGGAGCCGGAAGGAGAGGGCGCCCTGGCGCTCGCTTTCGAGCAGCTCAAGGAGCGGCTCGCGGCCGAGGGCCTCATTGGCGACAACCGCATCCGTCCGCCGCGCCCGCTGCCCTTCCTGCCCCGGCGCATCGGCGTGGTGACGAGCCGCACCGGCGCCGCGCTGCAGGACTTCCTGCGCGTGCTGCACTCGCGCAACCCGCGCCTGTCCGTGCTGCTGTGTGACGCGCGCGTGCAGGGCGAGGGCTCCGCCGAGGAGGTGGCTCGCGGCGTCGAGCGCCTGTCGCGCACGGACGTGGACGTCATCGTCGTCACGCGCGGAGGTGGCTCGAAGGAGGACCTCTGGACGTTCAACGAGGAGCGGGTGGCGCGCGCCATCTTCGCCTCGCCCGTACCGGTGGTGTCCGCCATCGGCCATGAGATCGACTTCACCATCTCGGACTTCGTGGCGGACTGGCGCGCGCCCACGCCCAGCGCGGCGGCCGAGCGGCTCGCCCCGGTGTTGCAGGATCTGGAGTACGCCCTGGCCACCTGGTCCGTGCGCCTGCGCAAGGCGGCCGAGCGCCGGGTGCTGGAGCTGCGCGAGCGGTTGGGCTCCCTGCGCGGGGGCGTGGTGGATCCCCGGCGGCGGCTCTCCACGGAGCGGCTGCGGCTGTCGGATGCCGAGGACGCGATGACGCGGGTGATGCGCCAGTTGCTGCGGGACCACCGCGAGAATCTCCGGGGGCACACCGAGCACCTGCAGCGCCAGCGTCCTCAGGCCCGGCTGGCCGAGCAGCGGGCGAGGTTGGTACAGCTCTCCGCGCGGCTGAAGGACGCGGTCCGGGCGGACGTGGCGGCGCGGCGGGCGAGCGCGGCCCGGGCCCGGTTGGAGCTGGAGCGGGTGTCTCCCATCACGCGGGTGGCGGAGATGCGGGCCCGGGTGGCCCACCAGAAGGCCCGGCTGGTCGCCCTGGAGAAGGACACCCTGGCGTCGGCCCAGCGGCACTTCCAGCGTCTGGAAGGGCAGCTGGACGCCCTCAGTCCCCTGAAGGTCATGTCCCGCGGCTACGCGGTCACCTTCCGCAAACGCGATGGGGGCGTGGTGCGCTCCATCTCGGATGTGCAGCCGGGGGAGGTCCTGGGTATCAAATTCGCCAATAACGGGGCGAAGACACTCCAGTCGTGCGAGGAGATTGAGGCCACCGTCACCTCCGTGAAGGGACCGGTGGATTGCTGACGTCCGGGTGCAAGTCTTCCTGGCACCCGGGTACGTGCCTCCTCTAGAGTCCCCCGGCTTTTTTGCGTCGAGGTGGACTGGAAGTGGCGAAGGACAGCAAGGGCAAGGCGGCGGAGGAAGTCCCCGAGCAGTATGGGGACGTGGTGCAGCGTCTCGAGGACGTGGTGGCGCGGCTGGAGGGCGGCACCCTGTCACTCGAGGACTCGCTCAAGTCGTTCGAGGAGGGCATCAAGCTGGTTCGTCGCGGCGAGCAGCTCCTCA contains:
- the cpaB gene encoding Flp pilus assembly protein CpaB; protein product: MLKGKTPLIIALALGLLAGIIAWSAIKKKEADVRRGWNLVPVVVASQDVPEGTVISFDMISQRSVPEQFVTSSVVKPDSATYVVGQKVLVALQAGDPLLWSQFETTKAAERLSTKVQKKVRAITVEAKPTTSVGGWIRPNDHVDVIGTFRDPQTDESVAVTLLQNVIVLATGKVTGTTNVNLIPEHQREYSNITLMVIPEEAEILTLASELGNLTMSLRNEEDVDMIEERGRATISTLLSGERTRVLEQKRREIIQIIKGNATEKSAVGSTGAP
- a CDS encoding pilus assembly protein TadG-related protein; this translates as MMTRTLRRSLERQEGQALVLACVLMLMLSIALITTVNIGHGVHERIRLQNTADAAAWSTAAMEARAFNFYAFTNRTQVSHYVSAMMWQSLDSFLFSVQAFLTDIYGFMRTIGPCFPSHGRDGAFWMAVCTLLDQLPFIQVLMKALDLVFTVLRGMLLLMKPVMEPIDQAIGRVVVPGHRVLNSVLAGAATAVMLSTSSYVMGTSSAIIAANDPDVDSLVPRTLAGFINQCLYDRAHYREANGTPSNPVNPFEPLDPTRHGEGDKSARAKRVMAGITNATRFSCDAKGGACPETMVTHRRMGSLMPIPHWLAPLKTVLDGFPKWGQTRFLTYRLGQGGGEATWGKASRGRNNLRESRDLPDRPMGMLAQGDVIGADDPYSIKFPGPASIDLGGIQVFNPFRCPTQPGVKDPRTWRDCWGDPREDKNDTLKTSIWAMSNTDLRPNGIHWRVVFPGEASKQEDRDVGLYESRPCIARYQGTCVFEMSVYVANVRIDPNDDNHPWSGLAPFPHFEPGDYEKDCAKGLNETPAPTAVAERKDDFNQPSTWVLLTKGPKESQRTPGQLNSQGRLTFAFDGSPETLDLKNDGEMFVISRGQTYYHRPGNWTEQPNFFNPYWRPRLAAVWQGKDSLPLINTMANALPEALRDSPTKLITH
- a CDS encoding TadE/TadG family type IV pilus assembly protein; translated protein: MFRLLVQSKAVRRGAAIVEFALVVPLLVSILMFSVFLSDIIRARLKLQEASRYVAWEMSSYTLSDYATADHERAFDAAMRASAKEAAERYADLDSIESGGRFGTLLRAAPPQVSIQNQPVTGIDLGRVFPDVAGGTRPEAAVAVGKRLDFFLEHFRFNTRGQVEVEVTSELSSSMLPRRFLQKEPHGFFDVDNWGGRDLSHLPVKDRYTLIANGWHLPDGTDALVKAKRAGVHDGGSRHGLSLQVDRMKFLGVGSYLDRVGLDRLGAVARFLVPDFLGTFVVSHNYVPGESARGCNKTRHGAPMGLNNLNAYPGLDDPAQRCFDTAPFRDTQDYDHSLYRKMFMARGANFMGCKNAQADMPNTPDLDPSTSEDKNAQRIPCE
- a CDS encoding TadE/TadG family type IV pilus assembly protein gives rise to the protein MSEHPHQRRESGQAAVEAALVLPLMVFLGLGILQLTQMQHAKLMTEYAAYCAARAGIVWNGNTERMHDAALVALLPTLGRTDDPTGLARTWKRARLQDEALQSLAWPTKDSVVPASVNGAPLFGQVRVDTVNPSWYSPVRSVWKLRSARNWEELDFDGPDAWPQVPALESRLAKFFDLPLPDDDEELFRGATVLSIRVRYWYELRVPFANWILFTTWWAANAGMALGGAIHQPTLNSKARITHGQGGMREVGLAPVRGMENQRGYDTLYRPEMTVLWGLATGAIPLLSGRMGKRYFIPLTATYSMRMQSNFYFKWLMHLNPDWEV
- a CDS encoding type II secretion system F family protein, with the protein product MLAGIVLLLVTGSVFFFSLVIFTVLAKAYEQYQERYVVKSMNDLSDMFLFIDARQLLVLNIASMCLLGILSYIIFNPIMCVGSTIFGFFLPIILVKHYRKRRIKKFNVQLVDALQAMANAFKAGLTFPQAIEHVAREAQPPLSQEFGLFVKEVKLGVPLEEALINMGRRVGSDDLELVVVATNIARQLGGNMAEMFETISSVIRERFRLEGKIDALTAQGKLQGWVVAAMPAILGMVLNYMRPDLMEPMMDHWFGYVLVTVIAIMEVLGVIIIRRIVNIDI